The Acomys russatus chromosome 3, mAcoRus1.1, whole genome shotgun sequence genome has a window encoding:
- the Ppp1r3g gene encoding protein phosphatase 1 regulatory subunit 3G translates to MEPSRELPQSSEEPSSVSSGDPPASEELSVPEVLCVESGTSETPISDAQFQERPLSPQKEAALLEQEELLEYRRPRARSFSLPAESILQAAKLLQQRQQEAQSSSEGGERAGNCCAKCKKRVQFADSLGLSLASVKHYSEAEEPQVPPAVLSRLHSFPLRAEDLQQLEGLLGVTKVPGPLLAPCARLRPLFQLPGLSAAEERLQRQRVCLERVQCSQPPRAEVTGSGRVIICPGPRTVAVRYTFTEWRTFLDVPAELHPVSLESMPPVSSGESLAGAGESEEKLGTERFSFSLSLPPGLQPKEGDVAIHFAIYYRCELGEYWDNNEGVNYTLRYVCSPDPL, encoded by the coding sequence ATGGAGCCCTCCCGAGAGTTGCCGCAAAGTTCCGAGGAGCCAAGCTCTGTGTCTTCCGGAGACCCTCCAGCCTCAGAAGAGCTGTCGGTCCCGGAGGTGCTCTGCGTGGAGAGTGGCACTTCGGAGACCCCGATTTCTGACGCTCAGTTCCAGGAAAGGCCACTGTCGCCGCAGAAAGAGGCAGCTCTCTTGGAGCAGGAGGAGCTACTGGAATACCGCCGCCCTCGTGCTCGATCTTTCTCTTTGCCGGCCGAATCCATCCTGCAGGCGGCCAAGCTcctgcagcagcggcagcaggaAGCGCAGTCAAGCTCAGAGGGTGGCGAGCGGGCCGGCAACTGCTGTGCCAAGTGCAAGAAGCGCGTGCAGTTCGCGGACTCCTTGGGGCTGAGCTTGGCCAGCGTGAAGCACTACAGTGAGGCAGAGGAGCCGCAGGTGCCGCCTGCGGTGCTTTCCCGTCTCCACAGCTTCCCGTTGCGCGCAGAGGATCTGCAGCAGCTCGAGGGCCTGCTGGGGGTGACAAAGGTGCCCGGGCCCCTCTTGGCGCCGTGCGCCCGGCTCCGACCCCTTTTCCAGCTCCCGGGGCTGAGCGCTGCCGAGGAGCGTCTGCAGCGACAGCGAGTGTGCCTGGAGCGCGTGCAGTGCTCTCAGCCGCCCCGCGCCGAGGTGACTGGATCCGGCCGGGTAATCATCTGCCCTGGACCCAGGACAGTGGCGGTGCGCTACACCTTCACGGAGTGGCGCACATTTCTGGACGTGCCAGCTGAGCTCCATCCGGTGTCACTAGAGTCTATGCCTCCTGTGAGCTCAGGGGAGTCTctagcaggggctggggagagtgaGGAGAAGCTGGGCACGGAAcgtttctccttctctctgtccctgcccCCGGGCCTGCAACCCAAAGAAGGGGACGTCGCTATTCATTTTGCCATCTACTACCGCTGTGAACTGGGCGAATACTGGGACAACAACGAGGGGGTCAACTATACCTTGCGCTATGTGTGCTCCCCAGATCCTCTCTGA